One region of Brassica napus cultivar Da-Ae chromosome A10, Da-Ae, whole genome shotgun sequence genomic DNA includes:
- the LOC106441752 gene encoding uncharacterized protein LOC106441752 — protein MRREEEASLVGLTIRTSSATASSSSKKGKDVQTTNEASDSSPSIKNSPFNSPSLVSPPSSAFVSALQSPYISPRATQPLTTTTAHKPSSPPPEDVPSSSYTPPSDQYEFSDDPSDRKLKLSSACTPDPALPRISFSFPVPRVSLAKVSVSSPATANTTKLRSSDVFIGFHGQNPNLVRFCKWLKSELELQGIACFVADRAKYSDTQSHEIADRVICSVTYGIVVVSCSSLLNYLSLEEVRFFAQKKNLIPIFYGTGPSEIMGLLNCNAIDKECKEAIDGLIKSHEFKLEANESNWRSCVGKTAMILRGKLGRKSVVDKEIVERIDELPFPRNRTFLGREKEIIEMEMAFFGSNGEFLESTTPSSKGEASGLSSEGLADEESDAAVSTRNGKFITLELGRCSEQRSEAPNGGKNSLKRLLKTKKCRSSSGNCKSSSSTSVVCVNGVPGIGKTEIALEFAYRYSQRYKMVLWVGGEARYFRQNLLNLSFSLGVDVSADAEKDRGRLRSFDEQEFEAFKRIKRELFRDMPYLLIIDNLEIEKDWWEGKDLNDLIPRNTGGTHVLITTRLPKVMAFDTVQLPVLSSSDAMVLLRGRRKKDYPAEEVEILKVFEEKLGRLSYGLWVIGSLLSELAITPSALFEAVNKVHLEERSASPFLNSNDEGYCRSNPFVAKVLAFCLAVLEQAQGNRNLLSLKMLLVGAWFAPVPIPVNLLAAAAKNMPTGGNRFSKWNKCLSHTFAWCGGCGGLGRRGEEDAAFLLVRLGLARMSNRQPGCWIQFHPITQTFARRRDYILAPKATVQGVRKIENPLLNLDHLWASAFLVFGFKSEPPLVELQAMDLVLYIKRTALPLAITAFTTFSRCTSALELLKVCTNVLEDAEKSFVTQIQDWRQGSLCWKKKTSKKVDEYVWQDVTLLKALLLETRAKLLLRGGHFDSGEELCRTCISIRTVMLGHNHELTLAAQETLAKLVRMRSKI, from the coding sequence ATGAGGAGAGAGGAAGAAGCAAGTTTAGTTGGATTAACCATAAGAACATCATCAGCAACAGCAAGCTCTTCAAGCAAGAAAGGCAAAGATGTTCAGACAACAAATGAGGCTTCAGATTCATCTCCAAGTATAAAAAACTCTCCTTTCAATTCACCATCTCTTGTGTCCCCACCATCTTCTGCTTTTGTTTCCGCTTTACAATCTCCTTATATATCCCCAAGAGCCACTCAACCCCTTACCACCACCACCGCTCACAAGCCCTCCTCACCGCCTCCTGAAGATGTACCAAGCAGCTCCTACACTCCTCCTTCCGACCAGTACGAGTTCTCCGACGACCCATCAGACCGGAAGCTCAAGTTATCATCAGCATGTACTCCAGATCCTGCTCTTCCAAGGATCTCCTTCTCTTTCCCTGTTCCTAGAGTCTCCTTAGCTAAAGTCTCTGTCTCTTCACCAGCCACCGCCAACACCACCAAGCTCAGAAGCTCTGATGTCTTCATAGGGTTCCACGGACAAAACCCAAACCTGGTGAGGTTCTGCAAGTGGCTAAAGTCCGAGCTTGAGCTTCAGGGAATCGCTTGTTTCGTCGCCGACAGAGCTAAGTACTCCGACACTCAGAGTCATGAGATAGCAGACAGAGTTATCTGCTCTGTCACTTATGGGATTGTGGTTGTATCTTGCTCGAGCCTGCTCAACTACCTTAGCTTGGAGGAGGTTAGGTTCTTTGCTCAGAAGAAGAACTTGATTCCTATCTTCTATGGGACTGGACCTTCTGAGATAATGGGTCTTCTCAACTGCAATGCCATTGATAAAGAGTGTAAAGAAGCTATAGATGGGTTGATTAAGTCTCATGAGTTTAAGCTAGAAGCTAATGAGAGTAACTGGAGAAGCTGTGTGGGGAAGACGGCGATGATTCTGAGGGGGAAGCTTGGGAGGAAGAGTGTGGTTGATAAAGAGATAGTGGAGAGGATTGATGAGCTTCCTTTCCCTAGAAACAGAACTTTTCTTGGAAGAGAGAAGGAGATAATAGAGATGGAGATGGCTTTCTTTGGTAGTAATGGAGAGTTCCTTGAGTCCACAACACCAAGCTCTAAAGGAGAAGCAAGTGGATTGTCATCTGAAGGACTTGCAGATGAGGAATCAGACGCTGCTGTATCGACTCGGAACGGGAAGTTTATCACCTTGGAGCTTGGAAGATGCTCAGAGCAAAGAAGTGAAGCTCCAAACGGTGGAAAGAACTCTCTTAAAAGACTGTTGAAGACTAAGAAATGTAGAAGCAGTAGTGGTAACTGCAAGAGTAGTAGTAGCACAAGCGTTGTTTGTGTGAATGGAGTTCCAGGGATTGGGAAGACAGAGATAGCTCTTGAGTTCGCTTACAGGTACTCTCAGAGGTATAAGATGGTTTTGTGGGTGGGAGGGGAAGCTAGATACTTCAGGCAGAACCTCTTGAACCTGTCGTTTAGCTTGGGGGTTGATGTGAGCGCTGATGCTGAGAAGGATAGAGGTAGGCTAAGGAGCTTTGACGAGCAGGAGTTTGAAGCTTTCAAGAGGATAAAGAGAGAGCTTTTTAGAGACATGCCTTATCTGCTCATCATTGATAATCTTGAGATAGAGAAAGACTGGTGGGAAGGGAAAGATCTGAACGATCTGATTCCTAGAAACACAGGAGGTACTCATGTCTTGATCACTACTAGGCTTCCTAAAGTCATGGCCTTTGACACAGTGCAGCTTCCTGTCTTGTCTTCATCTGATGCAATGGTGTTACTGAGAGGAAGGAGAAAGAAAGATTACCCTGCCGAGGAGGTTGAGATCCTCAAGGTGTTTGAAGAGAAGTTGGGACGGTTGAGCTATGGTCTTTGGGTGATTGGTTCACTTCTCTCAGAGCTTGCTATTACACCTTCTGCTCTCTTTGAAGCTGTGAACAAAGTTCATCTCGAAGAACGTTCAGCTTCTCCTTTCTTAAACTCAAACGATGAGGGATATTGCAGATCCAACCCCTTCGTTGCAAAGGTGTTAGCCTTCTGTTTGGCTGTTTTGGAGCAAGCTCAAGGAAACAGAAACCTTCTCTCGTTAAAAATGCTGCTAGTGGGAGCTTGGTTTGCTCCCGTCCCTATCCCGGTTAACCTGTTAGCCGCAGCGGCTAAAAACATGCCCACAGGTGGGAACCGGTTTAGCAAATGGAACAAATGTTTGAGCCACACGTTTGCTTGGTGCGGTGGTTGTGGTGGACTAGGACGCAGAGGCGAAGAGGACGCTGCTTTTTTACTGGTGAGGTTAGGACTAGCGAGGATGAGTAATAGACAGCCTGGATGTTGGATTCAGTTCCATCCCATAACTCAAACGTTTGCAAGGAGAAGAGACTACATACTTGCTCCCAAGGCAACGGTTCAAGGCGTGAGGAAGATAGAGAACCCGTTGCTGAATCTTGATCACTTGTGGGCGTCAGCGTTCTTAGTGTTCGGATTCAAGTCGGAGCCTCCTCTGGTGGAGTTACAAGCGATGGATTTGGTGCTTTACATCAAGAGAACAGCTCTTCCCTTAGCGATCACAGCTTTCACAACCTTCTCTAGGTGCACTTCTGCTTTGGAGCTTCTGAAAGTGTGCACCAATGTCCTAGAGGATGCGGAGAAGTCGTTTGTGACTCAGATACAAGATTGGCGCCAAGGCTCTCTCtgttggaagaagaagactaGCAAGAAGGTGGATGAGTACGTGTGGCAGGATGTTACGCTGTTGAAGGCTTTGTTACTGGAGACAAGAGCGAAGCTGCTGCTGCGAGGAGGGCATTTCGATAGCGGCGAGGAGCTGTGC